The sequence CCTTGCTTGAAGGCGCTATGGAAAGACGTCATATGGCAGGAATTGACCCAAATGCCCACCCAAGCGGCTGTGGCTCTTCAAAGCGAGAAGATAAGCCAAATGAACGGCATTGTGCAGGCACATGCGCGCAATATCAATCTATTCTACATAACTGATGGCGAGCGCTTGCGTGTAGAGCGTACGGCAGAAGGTCGTTGGCAAACCGTAGGGGGGGAGTTGCAGTGGTCTTTGACTGAGCTGCGCGAAGCAGTGGAGCAGCAGCCCGAGAGGTGGAGCCCCAATGTGATTCTACGTCCGGTTTATCAGCAGGCAATATTACCCAATGCGGTGTATATAGGCGGTCCCGGCGAGTTGTCTTATTGGCTGCAATTACGCCGTGCGTTTGCTTATTGGCGCCGTTTCGACGAACACATACAAATGCCAGTGCTTGGCTTACGCCACTCTTTGTTTGTACTTACGCCAGCGGATTTGCGCAAGATTGAAAAAAATGCTTTGCAGCCTATTCATTTTTTTCAACCGATAGAACAATTACTAAAAGCATGGTTACAGACCCATGTACACGAAACCGCTGTCTTTGACCAAGCCAAAGTCAAGACTAAAGAAGCCTATGCATTGTTGCTTCCGGAAGTAGGTGCTGTGGATGCGTCCTTGGATAAAAAAGTAAAAGCTTATGAAACCCAAGCGCTGAAGCAAATAGACGAGTTGGAGAAACGTTTTTATAAAGCCGTAAAGCAACGCGAAGAAACAGCCATACGGCAAATTCGTTCTGTACATGAAAGTCTGTTTCCTGCCGGAGTGCCGCAAGAACGCCACGAGTCTTTGTTTACCTTTTTTGTGTATCATCCGGAAAGAAACTACTGGCAGCAACTACTTTCCTTGCTAAAACCATTTGAAACAGAAGTATTGCTGCTAAAAGAAAACACCTGATGCCGATGAGAGGAGTACTGTCGAAACAAGCAGCCCGTGAATGGGCAAAACAGCAACGCCGGGCTTTGACAGAAGCCGAGTACGAGTGCCTGAATACAGCCCTTTTAGAGCGACTGAAAGCACTTTTCAACTGGCAATCCATCACTTATATACACGTTTTTTTGCCTATTCTACGTCAGCGCGAGCCCGACGTGCGCCCTTTGCTTGATTTTATCAGGCAGGAGGTGCCCGCTTTGAAGGTAATGGTGCCGAAGGTAAAAGATGCTTCTCTGGAGCATTACTACCTTTTGCCCGGTATGGAGTTGCAAATGAGCCCTTGGGGAGTACCAGAACCACTCGATACGGCACCTTTGGTTGCTCCTTCCGAATTAGAAAATATAGACTTAGTATTGGTACCCTTGTTGGCATTTGACCGCTGCGGCAGAAGGGTAGGCTATGGCAAAGGTTATTATGACACTTTTTTGAGCTCTTTGCCCCACGCCTTGCGCGTAGGCTTATCTTTATTGCCACCTTTGGAAAAAATAGAGGACATAGAGCCACATGATGTCCCGCTTCATTTGGTTGTTACCCCCGTACAGGTATATGATTTTAGGCTTGCTGCTGAAAAAGCCACGCACGCGCACTTAATAAAGACGCAAAGTAGCGTTCCTTAGCGATTTTTTTTTCCTGAGCTTGTTCTATCTTGGCATTTACCCTTTGCAGCCCGGTATCGCTAAATATCTTGGGGTTGAGCACATAAGCGATGAAATGAGGGTGAGGCAGCATCTCAGGGAGCTCTTTTTGCCACCACTCCGGCAGCCAATAGAAAAAATCGGTGGGCAGATTTTGGGCATGGCGTACGTCAATTAACCAGCGGAAGGGGTCGGTGGGTAAATACAAAGTAACAACGAAACGGATAGCTTTTTTGAGCTCAGGGCTGCTTGCTCGCTCTTTTATCTCGATGATAACAGCATGGATGATTTGGTCGTATTTGTGCTTTACGGCAGACGGATGGGCATCTACAATCATAAAAATGTATTCCGTTAGGATAACAATGATAATAAAAAAAGAGATAACCATGGTCGTCTGCACATGATTATCTCTTTTTTCTCTTGTAAGTTGCTGCCTCATGGGCGTAGTTTTCCGAAGAAGTGGTTGCCTATTTCTTCGGAAGAATTACTCAGATGGAACGCTCTGAAATGAGTAAAAACTTCGTCTTTTTGCAGCTTGTCGTCGCTGTTGAGGTCCATAGCTTCAAAAGCCGCATCCGCTTCTTCGTTGCTTTGTCCAAAACAGCGGTAAAAACGTCGGAACTCTTTCCGGGTCCATGCATTGTCTTGGTCACCATCAAGAATGGGGAAAAGCTTTTCTATGAAAGGAAAAACGTTTTCTTGATATGCTTCTTCACTGCTTAGGTTTTGAGTGTATGCTTGCAAAAACTCCTCGAGGCTTACTTTTTCGTTTTCATCTTCGTCGAAGCGAAGCACCAGCCTGCGCCATACCTGACGAAAAAGAGCGCGAAACTTCTTGTCTTGCTCTTCGCCGATACGCCACCTGAACTCTTCGGCAAATCGGTTGGCAATGCTGTCTATGTCATGAGCTTCAATAAAACCGCTTTCGTCTTGGTCATAAAAGCAGAACAGGTGCTTTATCTTTTGCTTCTGAAAAGTGCTTAGCATATTGGTTCATATTTGATGGAGCTTAAACAAAATATGGAATGCACAAAAACTATGCAACTGTATGCAAAGTTTTTATGCTGGAATTTTAATGTGTTAAGCAAGGGAGCAATGAAAAAGAGGCTGCTTGCTATCAGGCAGCCTCTTATATTGTATGGTAGCTGACGGTGTTTATTCAGCTACTACTTTGAAGGTGATTTCGTGTTTCACTTCTCTGTGCAAGTCTATAATGGCTTTGTACTCACCCAAAGCTTTGGCTTCGCCCACAATCAATATTTTCTTGCGGTCGATGTCAAAGCCTTTTTCTTTGAGTGCTTCGGCAATATGACCGGTGGTTACAGAACCAAATAGACGCCCGCTTTCACCTGCCTTAGCCTTGATTTCAAGCACCAAATTACCGATTTTATCGGCGATAGCCTGTGCATCGGCTTTGATTTTTTCGGCTTTGTGTGCTGCTTGCTTGAGCTGTTCTTGCAGTTGGCGAAGATTCGATTTGTTGGCAATCACAGCATAGCCCTTCGGGATGAGGTAGTTGCGGGCATAACCGTCTTTTACTTTCACCACATCGTTTTTATAGCCCAATCCGGCAATATCTTCTTTTAAAATAATTTCCATGACGCTTTACGGTTT comes from Thermonema lapsum and encodes:
- the bshC gene encoding bacillithiol biosynthesis cysteine-adding enzyme BshC translates to MNISQEEQKLYDCECLSPRSSGLYHDWILRYIEKDEALRSLYEYEPTVEGVRQFIKDSRFTEQRRRLVSQAIMQQYSGMELPANVRRNIEQLAHPNTFTLTTGHQLVLMGGPLFVAYKILSVIRMAEQLNALMPNHHFVPVFWMASEDHDWEEVNHFYFRGKRYEWQPDYAGAVGRYVLPDMQHFVEQLPEEIRSWAAAYRSGDTWAMATRRLLHQLFGELGLVIIDGDDPCLKALWKDVIWQELTQMPTQAAVALQSEKISQMNGIVQAHARNINLFYITDGERLRVERTAEGRWQTVGGELQWSLTELREAVEQQPERWSPNVILRPVYQQAILPNAVYIGGPGELSYWLQLRRAFAYWRRFDEHIQMPVLGLRHSLFVLTPADLRKIEKNALQPIHFFQPIEQLLKAWLQTHVHETAVFDQAKVKTKEAYALLLPEVGAVDASLDKKVKAYETQALKQIDELEKRFYKAVKQREETAIRQIRSVHESLFPAGVPQERHESLFTFFVYHPERNYWQQLLSLLKPFETEVLLLKENT
- a CDS encoding 5-formyltetrahydrofolate cyclo-ligase, which encodes MRGVLSKQAAREWAKQQRRALTEAEYECLNTALLERLKALFNWQSITYIHVFLPILRQREPDVRPLLDFIRQEVPALKVMVPKVKDASLEHYYLLPGMELQMSPWGVPEPLDTAPLVAPSELENIDLVLVPLLAFDRCGRRVGYGKGYYDTFLSSLPHALRVGLSLLPPLEKIEDIEPHDVPLHLVVTPVQVYDFRLAAEKATHAHLIKTQSSVP
- a CDS encoding EF-hand domain-containing protein: MLSTFQKQKIKHLFCFYDQDESGFIEAHDIDSIANRFAEEFRWRIGEEQDKKFRALFRQVWRRLVLRFDEDENEKVSLEEFLQAYTQNLSSEEAYQENVFPFIEKLFPILDGDQDNAWTRKEFRRFYRCFGQSNEEADAAFEAMDLNSDDKLQKDEVFTHFRAFHLSNSSEEIGNHFFGKLRP
- the rplI gene encoding 50S ribosomal protein L9; translation: MEIILKEDIAGLGYKNDVVKVKDGYARNYLIPKGYAVIANKSNLRQLQEQLKQAAHKAEKIKADAQAIADKIGNLVLEIKAKAGESGRLFGSVTTGHIAEALKEKGFDIDRKKILIVGEAKALGEYKAIIDLHREVKHEITFKVVAE